The proteins below come from a single bacterium genomic window:
- a CDS encoding rRNA small subunit methyltransferase 1: MGILYIVPLPIGNLKDITLRALEILKEVDFILAEKPRRTLQLLNYYEIKKPIYPYFAGKNERYLANTIREVKKGEKAAFVSEAGTPGIADPGQKVVAEAIRAGLKVVALPGASALTLVLSLAGLRFSETVFYGYLPKKGRSKIKEKIASDLKFKRALIFFFSPYRLLKDLEFLQNSGAKEIVLLKEATKKYEKVFRGTIPEVLSLLSSKNVKGEWAALVV; the protein is encoded by the coding sequence ATGGGGATACTTTATATTGTGCCTTTGCCAATTGGAAATTTGAAAGATATTACCTTAAGAGCCTTAGAGATACTCAAGGAAGTAGATTTTATTTTGGCAGAAAAACCACGTCGAACTCTGCAGCTTTTGAATTACTATGAGATTAAAAAACCAATTTACCCATATTTTGCCGGTAAAAACGAGAGGTATTTGGCAAATACTATTAGAGAGGTAAAAAAAGGGGAAAAAGCGGCTTTTGTATCTGAAGCAGGTACGCCGGGTATTGCTGATCCGGGTCAAAAAGTAGTAGCTGAGGCTATAAGAGCAGGTTTAAAAGTAGTGGCTTTGCCCGGAGCTTCAGCTTTGACCTTAGTTTTAAGCTTGGCTGGTTTAAGGTTTAGTGAAACCGTATTTTATGGCTATTTACCTAAAAAAGGACGCAGTAAGATTAAAGAGAAAATAGCTTCTGATTTGAAATTTAAGAGGGCTTTGATTTTTTTCTTTTCGCCATACCGTTTGCTTAAAGATTTAGAGTTTTTACAGAATTCTGGGGCAAAGGAAATTGTTTTGCTTAAAGAGGCTACCAAAAAATATGAAAAGGTTTTTAGGGGCACGATCCCAGAAGTTTTGTCTTTGTTGTCTTCAAAAAATGTTAAAGGGGAGTGGGCGGCTTTAGTGGTTTAA
- a CDS encoding threonine--tRNA ligase gives MESLKKKRHSASHILAMAVKRLFPQAKLGIGPAIDNGFYYDFSNVEIKEDDLPRLEKEAKKIILSGVEFRRKELSPKEAQKVFQNEPFKLELIKDLAKRNKKISVYYSGDFVDLCEGPHINSSQELNAQGFKLLNLAGAYWRGKETNPMLVRVYGTYFDSKEELEAYLQKLKEIKKRDHKVLGKKLDLFGIYPKEIGSGLVLWHPQGAVIREEVENFWKDVHKKEGYQLVYTPHIGRVGLWKKSGHFQHYREMMYSPIEMPDETYLLKPMNCPFHVQIYKSEQRSYRDLPIKYAELGTVYRYEKKGVLLGLLRVRGFTQDDAHIFCRQDQLEEEIAKVFNLAKKMLKVFGFKKLEIELAVRDKENKKDYIGSEEVWQKAERALREILKKEKVDFHEGEGEAKFYGPSIDIKLLDSLGRAWQGPTIQVDFNFPEKFDLYFINEKGKKERPVMIHRTVLGAMERFIGGLIEHYAGAFPLWLAPVQIALVPVAEKHLALAKKVADHLSGFRVKVYSSSETVSKRIKKAEEDKVPYVLVLGDKEKGLKTKLPVRIRGGKIKNMTLESFGSYLAEKVANKSLNL, from the coding sequence ATGGAGAGTTTAAAGAAAAAACGTCATTCTGCCTCTCATATTTTAGCTATGGCAGTAAAGAGGCTTTTTCCCCAAGCAAAGTTGGGGATTGGTCCAGCTATTGATAATGGTTTTTACTACGATTTTTCTAATGTAGAAATTAAAGAAGACGATTTGCCGCGTCTTGAAAAAGAGGCTAAAAAGATTATTCTCTCCGGGGTAGAATTTAGGCGTAAAGAGTTATCGCCCAAAGAAGCTCAAAAAGTTTTTCAAAACGAGCCTTTTAAGCTGGAGCTAATTAAAGATTTGGCTAAAAGAAATAAGAAGATATCTGTTTATTATTCAGGTGATTTTGTTGATCTTTGTGAAGGTCCGCACATTAACTCTTCTCAAGAACTGAATGCCCAAGGCTTTAAACTGCTGAACTTAGCTGGAGCTTATTGGCGGGGCAAGGAGACTAACCCGATGCTGGTGAGGGTTTATGGTACTTATTTTGACTCCAAAGAAGAACTTGAGGCTTATTTGCAAAAACTTAAGGAGATAAAAAAGCGGGACCACAAGGTTTTGGGTAAAAAATTGGATCTTTTTGGAATCTATCCAAAAGAAATTGGTTCTGGTTTAGTTTTATGGCACCCTCAAGGTGCAGTTATCAGAGAAGAGGTCGAAAATTTCTGGAAAGACGTACACAAAAAAGAGGGTTATCAGCTTGTTTATACCCCCCACATCGGCCGTGTGGGGTTATGGAAGAAATCAGGTCATTTTCAGCACTATCGAGAAATGATGTACAGCCCTATTGAGATGCCAGACGAAACTTATCTTTTAAAGCCAATGAACTGCCCTTTTCATGTACAGATTTATAAGTCTGAACAAAGAAGTTATCGTGATTTGCCAATTAAATATGCTGAGTTAGGCACAGTTTATCGTTATGAAAAAAAGGGGGTGCTTTTAGGACTTTTGCGAGTTAGGGGTTTTACTCAGGATGACGCCCATATTTTTTGCCGTCAGGATCAGCTTGAAGAGGAAATTGCCAAAGTTTTCAATTTAGCCAAAAAGATGTTAAAGGTTTTTGGTTTTAAAAAGCTTGAGATAGAGTTAGCAGTTCGTGATAAAGAGAATAAAAAGGATTATATTGGTTCAGAAGAGGTTTGGCAAAAAGCAGAAAGGGCCTTGAGAGAGATTCTTAAAAAGGAGAAGGTTGATTTTCATGAAGGCGAGGGAGAGGCAAAGTTTTATGGCCCTTCAATTGATATAAAGCTTTTAGATTCTTTGGGGAGGGCATGGCAGGGACCGACAATTCAGGTTGATTTTAATTTTCCGGAAAAGTTTGATCTTTACTTTATAAACGAAAAAGGGAAAAAAGAACGGCCGGTGATGATCCACCGCACTGTTTTAGGTGCAATGGAGAGATTTATTGGTGGCTTGATTGAGCATTATGCCGGAGCTTTTCCATTGTGGCTGGCTCCTGTACAAATAGCTTTAGTGCCAGTGGCAGAAAAGCATCTTGCTTTAGCCAAAAAGGTAGCTGACCATCTTTCTGGTTTTAGAGTTAAAGTTTATTCCTCTTCTGAAACTGTGAGCAAAAGGATTAAAAAAGCTGAAGAAGATAAGGTTCCCTATGTGTTGGTTTTGGGCGACAAAGAAAAAGGTCTTAAAACAAAGCTTCCAGTGAGGATTAGAGGCGGAAAGATAAAAAATATGACTCTAGAAAGTTTTGGTTCTTATCTGGCAGAAAAGGTTGCAAACAAAAGCTTGAACTTGTAA
- the udk gene encoding uridine kinase yields the protein MKNKIFTIGITGGTAAGKTQTIERLKEIFGPKITVISQDNYYLDAQHLGEERWQRANFDTPKAIDTHLFIKHLKKLKKGEEVEIPIYDFKTHSRKKQTLKLNSNPVIIVEGIFVLTIKSVRQLLDLKIFLDADRDIRLARRLLRDIYRRGLTIKELAQNLQWYLEVVKPQQEKWVLPSKKYANLVLDTNEGTRLAVKRISEIISKKLKALT from the coding sequence ATGAAAAACAAAATCTTTACTATTGGTATTACCGGAGGAACAGCCGCAGGCAAAACCCAAACTATAGAACGGCTGAAAGAAATATTTGGACCAAAAATTACTGTTATCTCTCAAGATAACTACTATTTAGACGCCCAACATTTGGGTGAAGAAAGATGGCAAAGAGCCAATTTTGATACACCAAAAGCTATTGATACTCATCTATTCATAAAACACCTCAAAAAACTTAAAAAAGGCGAGGAAGTAGAGATACCAATTTATGACTTTAAAACCCATTCCCGCAAAAAACAAACCCTAAAATTAAACTCCAACCCTGTAATAATTGTAGAGGGAATTTTTGTGCTAACAATAAAATCTGTACGTCAGCTTTTAGACTTAAAGATATTCTTAGATGCTGACAGAGATATAAGGTTAGCCCGCCGGCTTCTCAGGGATATATACCGACGGGGTTTAACTATTAAAGAGTTAGCGCAAAACCTACAGTGGTATCTAGAAGTAGTAAAACCCCAACAGGAAAAATGGGTTCTGCCTTCTAAAAAATACGCCAATCTTGTCCTTGACACTAATGAAGGCACCAGATTAGCAGTAAAAAGAATCTCTGAAATTATTTCCAAAAAACTTAAAGCTTTGACTTGA
- a CDS encoding G5 domain-containing protein: MKKESFFSVLSGLISVFLFIGLGVAFTKQKQVKGIVSYLCSQKVVLIDEGLVQEREAFVLSKEEFFSQIGLVVYPEDKVSETLPFNLCQGTVVEIKRAPTIYLDVGGKKEIVRSWQDTVADLLKEKKVVLGSKDRVEPSLTDKIKTGMTIKVVRVGERIEEKTVALSFAVKRQPDPDMVKGKNRVIQAGEYGEKKVVYKVVTENGKDVKWIKIEEKVTKEPKTKIIAYGTKPKTTYLATGEARWYIFTSRMIGACNLVPKGTKLLVTNLDNGRSIEVVASGWGAFGFPTVIDLSTSAFEALGGELWQGVLPRIKIEKINE, encoded by the coding sequence GTGAAAAAAGAGAGTTTTTTTTCTGTTTTAAGCGGCCTGATATCTGTATTTCTCTTTATAGGCTTAGGAGTAGCCTTTACTAAGCAAAAGCAGGTTAAAGGTATTGTTTCTTATCTTTGTTCTCAAAAAGTGGTTTTAATTGATGAGGGATTAGTTCAGGAAAGAGAGGCTTTTGTTCTCAGTAAAGAAGAATTTTTTTCTCAAATAGGTCTTGTGGTTTATCCAGAAGACAAGGTTTCAGAGACTCTTCCTTTTAATCTTTGTCAGGGCACAGTGGTGGAAATTAAAAGAGCGCCAACTATTTATTTAGATGTTGGCGGCAAAAAAGAAATAGTGCGCAGTTGGCAGGATACTGTAGCTGATTTACTTAAAGAAAAAAAGGTGGTTTTGGGTTCTAAAGACAGAGTTGAACCGTCTTTAACAGACAAAATTAAAACAGGGATGACAATTAAAGTAGTTAGAGTAGGAGAAAGAATAGAAGAGAAAACAGTTGCTCTCTCTTTTGCAGTTAAGCGCCAGCCTGACCCAGATATGGTTAAAGGCAAAAACAGAGTGATTCAGGCAGGAGAGTATGGAGAGAAAAAAGTGGTTTACAAAGTAGTTACTGAAAATGGAAAGGATGTTAAATGGATAAAAATTGAAGAAAAAGTTACTAAGGAGCCAAAGACTAAAATTATTGCTTATGGCACTAAGCCTAAAACTACTTATTTAGCTACAGGAGAAGCAAGGTGGTATATTTTTACCTCGCGTATGATTGGAGCCTGTAATTTGGTTCCTAAAGGGACAAAGCTTTTAGTAACTAATTTAGACAATGGCCGTTCAATTGAGGTAGTAGCTTCAGGTTGGGGAGCTTTTGGCTTTCCAACAGTGATTGATCTTTCTACTTCAGCTTTTGAGGCTTTGGGTGGAGAGCTTTGGCAAGGGGTTTTGCCGCGTATTAAGATAGAGAAAATTAATGAATAA
- a CDS encoding divalent metal cation transporter, which translates to MLNLIKKIKSKGSVLANIFPSVHKRRRHFLDFFQKAKNGVITGAADNDPAGIVTYTQAGASAGYSLLWLMFLTVPLLIAVEEVTARLAVVTKKGLAAVIRDKMGQKVAIVVAILVLIANISTIGADLAGMCEVLSLVSPVPVWVFALVLFLIFGILLFKGNYAFLSRFFFILTPLFLAYVVSAFLAHPDWGLVAKHSLNPFLTSGHSVWVLAVAVLGTTLSPYLLFWQATEEVEERKKVADLNEEASGVRWGMLYSNLIFYFIIVAGAATLYAKGISVETAKDAALALKPLAGDFAFWFFALGLIGSGVLSIPVLAASSAYVLADALHWQEGLDKKINQAKGFYWILFLSLLLGLIIAILGVNPIRVLVYSQVLDGLLMPFLLYFLLKVGLNSQIMKKHLPPFWIRFFTWLSFIVFIIADLAMFLT; encoded by the coding sequence ATGCTGAACTTAATTAAAAAAATAAAAAGTAAAGGTAGTGTTTTAGCCAATATCTTTCCTTCTGTTCATAAACGGAGGCGGCACTTTTTGGATTTTTTCCAAAAGGCAAAAAATGGAGTAATCACTGGGGCAGCAGATAATGATCCAGCCGGTATAGTAACCTATACCCAAGCTGGGGCTTCTGCAGGTTACTCTCTTTTATGGCTGATGTTTTTAACTGTTCCACTTTTGATTGCTGTAGAGGAAGTGACTGCTCGTTTGGCAGTGGTGACTAAAAAAGGTTTGGCAGCGGTGATAAGGGATAAGATGGGGCAGAAGGTAGCAATTGTAGTCGCTATTTTAGTTTTAATTGCCAACATAAGTACTATTGGTGCTGATTTGGCTGGAATGTGTGAGGTTTTATCTTTGGTTAGTCCGGTCCCGGTCTGGGTTTTTGCTTTGGTTTTATTTTTAATTTTTGGAATACTCCTTTTTAAAGGAAATTATGCTTTTTTGTCCCGTTTCTTTTTTATTTTGACCCCTTTGTTTTTAGCTTATGTTGTTTCTGCTTTTTTAGCTCATCCTGATTGGGGTTTAGTAGCCAAGCACAGCTTAAATCCCTTTTTAACCTCTGGCCACTCAGTTTGGGTTTTGGCAGTGGCTGTTTTAGGCACCACGCTTTCTCCTTACCTACTTTTTTGGCAAGCCACAGAAGAGGTGGAAGAGCGCAAAAAAGTGGCTGATTTAAATGAGGAAGCCTCGGGGGTAAGATGGGGAATGCTTTATTCCAATCTTATCTTTTACTTTATTATTGTGGCTGGAGCCGCTACTTTGTACGCTAAAGGCATATCGGTAGAGACAGCAAAAGATGCGGCTTTAGCTTTAAAGCCTTTAGCTGGAGATTTTGCTTTTTGGTTTTTTGCTTTGGGCTTGATTGGTTCCGGAGTTTTATCTATCCCTGTTTTGGCTGCCTCTTCAGCTTATGTTTTGGCTGATGCTTTGCACTGGCAAGAGGGTTTAGACAAAAAAATCAATCAAGCCAAAGGATTTTATTGGATATTATTTTTGTCTCTTCTTTTGGGTTTAATTATCGCTATTTTAGGTGTTAATCCGATTCGGGTTTTGGTTTACAGTCAAGTTTTAGACGGGCTTTTAATGCCTTTTTTGCTTTATTTTTTGCTTAAAGTCGGCTTAAACTCTCAAATAATGAAAAAGCATCTGCCACCTTTTTGGATCCGTTTCTTTACTTGGCTTTCCTTTATTGTTTTTATTATTGCTGATTTAGCAATGTTTCTTACTTAA
- a CDS encoding SDR family oxidoreductase: protein MAAKKQLLSLKNKTSLITGAASGIGKATALRFAQANSNLILIDRDSETLQKTKKEIQQNYKVDIKTHITDLSQKQEIDKLWQKLNQIPDILVNNAGIYPETRFSELTEKELKKIFDINFSSVLWMCQNFIRYKKRDGIIINISSIEAIMPFKADLIPYATSKAAVIVLTRSLAREYGKKGFRANVVIPGGIHTPGTKKLIQTALSKLRFDLIETGIMFKKRLALNRWGKADEIAKVILFLASDLSSYIQGAVLPIDGGFLSA from the coding sequence ATGGCTGCCAAAAAACAATTGCTCTCCCTAAAAAACAAAACCTCTCTCATTACCGGCGCTGCTTCAGGGATAGGCAAAGCTACGGCTTTACGTTTTGCCCAAGCTAATAGCAACCTCATTTTAATAGACCGAGACAGCGAAACCTTACAAAAAACTAAAAAAGAAATCCAACAAAACTATAAAGTAGACATAAAAACCCATATTACTGATCTTAGCCAAAAACAGGAAATCGATAAGCTTTGGCAAAAACTTAATCAAATACCAGATATTCTTGTTAACAATGCTGGCATTTATCCAGAAACAAGGTTTTCTGAACTCACTGAAAAAGAACTTAAAAAAATATTTGATATTAACTTTTCCTCTGTGCTTTGGATGTGCCAAAACTTCATCCGTTATAAAAAAAGAGACGGCATAATTATCAACATCTCTTCAATTGAAGCTATTATGCCTTTTAAAGCTGATTTAATACCTTATGCTACTAGTAAAGCCGCGGTTATTGTTCTCACTCGCTCTCTTGCCAGAGAATACGGCAAAAAAGGATTTAGGGCTAATGTGGTTATTCCCGGCGGTATTCACACCCCAGGCACTAAAAAATTAATCCAAACCGCTTTAAGCAAATTAAGGTTTGACTTAATTGAGACCGGCATTATGTTTAAAAAACGCCTTGCTCTAAACAGATGGGGCAAAGCTGATGAAATAGCCAAAGTAATCCTGTTTTTAGCCAGCGATCTCTCCAGTTATATCCAAGGCGCAGTCTTGCCTATAGACGGAGGCTTTTTATCTGCTTAA
- a CDS encoding 50S ribosomal protein L25 codes for MNKTQAKISLLAQKRDKKEKPKNIRQKGLIPAVIYGPQTKPISLFVKAKEAEKAVEVGTSHLIDLEINGTKKKVLIYDIQFDPITDKIIHLDFYAVRMDQPIKTEIPLDFKGKPPAVKNKGGVLLTEKDSVEVECLPKDLVDEIKVDLTVLKDLHDTIKVGDLKTPKGIEITEDKEVVIATIQPPRSEEELAELEEAPVEDVEAVEVEKGKEEEEEEEKAEETKEEEEQKEPQPEEKTS; via the coding sequence ATGAATAAAACACAAGCTAAAATTTCTCTTTTAGCCCAAAAAAGAGACAAAAAAGAAAAACCAAAAAATATACGCCAAAAAGGGCTAATACCGGCTGTTATTTATGGCCCCCAAACAAAACCTATTTCTCTTTTTGTCAAGGCTAAAGAAGCGGAAAAAGCCGTTGAGGTTGGAACCTCGCACTTAATTGATTTAGAAATAAACGGCACAAAGAAAAAAGTACTTATTTACGATATTCAGTTTGACCCTATAACTGACAAAATTATTCACTTGGATTTTTATGCGGTGCGAATGGACCAGCCTATTAAAACAGAAATACCTTTAGATTTTAAAGGCAAACCTCCTGCAGTTAAAAACAAAGGTGGGGTTTTGCTTACAGAAAAAGATTCTGTAGAAGTAGAATGCTTGCCTAAAGATCTGGTCGATGAAATCAAAGTAGATTTGACTGTTTTAAAAGATCTCCACGATACTATTAAAGTAGGCGACCTAAAAACACCTAAAGGCATTGAGATAACTGAAGACAAAGAGGTAGTAATAGCTACCATTCAGCCTCCTCGATCAGAAGAAGAATTGGCTGAACTGGAAGAAGCTCCTGTTGAAGATGTGGAAGCAGTTGAGGTTGAAAAGGGCAAAGAAGAGGAAGAGGAGGAAGAAAAAGCTGAAGAAACAAAAGAGGAAGAAGAACAAAAAGAACCTCAACCAGAAGAAAAAACCTCCTAA
- a CDS encoding MiaB/RimO family radical SAM methylthiotransferase, whose amino-acid sequence MAKKAKFFLFVLGCQMNENDAERLRYLLTKIGLEEVESDKDADLIIVLLCSVRQAPVDRIWGKLRVWSKKKSLLLLSGCITRSDKAKFSSKFDLIFPILKPEKLLSFIFSQQIIDKPAFERGKQLAKKGFFNIKAQRRSNRAYIPIGTGCNNFCTYCVVPYTRGREKYRPFGEIEKEVMRVLKEGAKRIVFIAQNVNSYRLDKKARTFLQKHYGQKPDFVLLLNYFNDLEGDFRIEFLTSHPKDMSEELIEAIGKLDKVVKWIHLPVQSGDNEILKKMNRGYTRERYLELVKKIRQKIPKVILTTDIIVGFPQETEKQFQNTVDLVKKCRFNQAFIAKFSPRPNTPAADLDDNVSLKEKKRRFEILDNLINKTGQGLDNPWKVAEGGSKNN is encoded by the coding sequence ATGGCAAAAAAAGCTAAATTTTTTCTTTTTGTTTTGGGTTGTCAGATGAATGAGAATGATGCTGAAAGATTGCGGTATTTGTTAACTAAAATAGGTTTAGAAGAAGTTGAGAGTGATAAGGATGCTGATTTGATTATTGTTTTGCTTTGTTCAGTAAGGCAGGCGCCAGTGGACAGAATATGGGGGAAGCTTAGGGTTTGGTCAAAAAAGAAATCTCTTTTGTTGCTTTCTGGTTGTATTACTCGTTCAGACAAAGCTAAATTTTCTTCAAAATTTGACCTGATTTTTCCTATTTTAAAACCAGAAAAGCTGCTAAGTTTTATTTTTTCCCAACAGATTATTGATAAACCTGCTTTTGAAAGAGGGAAACAGCTAGCCAAAAAAGGTTTTTTTAATATCAAGGCTCAAAGAAGATCAAATAGAGCTTATATACCTATAGGTACAGGTTGTAATAATTTTTGTACTTATTGTGTAGTGCCTTATACACGGGGAAGGGAGAAATATCGGCCTTTTGGCGAAATAGAGAAAGAGGTGATGAGAGTCTTGAAGGAGGGGGCAAAGAGGATTGTTTTTATAGCTCAGAATGTGAACAGCTATCGTCTGGATAAAAAAGCTCGAACTTTCTTGCAAAAACACTATGGCCAAAAACCTGATTTTGTTCTTTTGTTGAACTACTTTAATGATTTGGAGGGTGATTTTAGAATTGAGTTTCTTACTTCTCATCCTAAAGATATGAGCGAGGAGCTGATTGAGGCTATAGGTAAATTAGATAAAGTAGTTAAATGGATCCACTTGCCAGTGCAGTCAGGGGATAATGAGATTTTAAAAAAGATGAATCGTGGCTATACAAGAGAAAGGTATTTGGAGTTAGTAAAAAAGATTCGCCAAAAAATACCAAAAGTGATTTTAACCACTGATATTATTGTTGGTTTTCCTCAAGAAACAGAGAAGCAATTTCAAAATACCGTTGATCTGGTTAAAAAATGCAGGTTTAATCAGGCTTTTATTGCCAAATTTAGTCCCCGTCCCAATACTCCAGCGGCTGATTTAGATGATAATGTGTCTTTAAAAGAGAAAAAAAGGCGGTTTGAGATTTTGGATAATTTGATCAATAAAACAGGGCAAGGGTTGGATAACCCTTGGAAAGTAGCTGAAGGAGGCAGTAAGAATAATTGA